The Desulfolucanica intricata nucleotide sequence TGGATCAACATCCCTCTATTACCAAAGAGGAACGGGACCGCCTGTTAAATTTTATATCGATAGCGCGTAAGGAATTTGATGAAATAGCCAAAAAAGAGGTTCAGAAAGCCTTTGTTTACTCTTATGAGGAATCAGCTAAAGTTCTTTTTGAAAACTATTTGGATAATGTAGAAGCTTACTGTAATGGGGTAAAATTAACAGACCCGATTACTGATGAAGAAATGGATCCCGATGAAAAATTAATGCGCTCCATTGAAGAGCAAATTGGGGTATCGGATAATGTTAAAAAAGCATTCCGGGAAGAAATATTAATAAGATTATCTTCGTATGCACGTAAGGGTAAACGTTTTGAGTATAATTGTCATGAGCGTTTGCGAGAGGCTATTGAGAAGAAGTTGTTTGCAGATTTAAAAGATGTGGTTAAAATCACAACCTCTACCAAAACACCTGATGCGGAGCAGTTAAAGCGGATTAACGAGGTCAGTGCCAGATTGGTTAATGAACACGGTTATTGTCCAATTTGCGCCAATGAGCTTTTAAAATATGTCGGAAGCTTATTGAACCGGTAGGAGGTATGCGCTGTGTCCGGAACAAAGTATACGGTTTCACGTGACGATTGGTCTTTGCATCGTAAAGGGGAAATTGACCGGCAGCGCCACCGGGAAAAAGTGCGTGAAGCAATTAAGAAAAACCTTGCAGATATAGTCAGTGAGGAAAGCATTATCATGTCCGATGGGCAGAATATTGTCAAGGTACCGATTCGTTCTTTGGAGGAGTATCATTTTAGATATAATTATAAGAAGCAAAAACATGGTGGACAGGGTAATGGGAAGAGCAAAGTGGGCGATGTATTGGGGACTGATCCTTATACTTCCGGGCCGGGAAAAGGAAAGGGTGCCGGTGAGGAACCGGGGGTAGATTATTATGAAGCAGATAT carries:
- a CDS encoding DUF444 family protein, whose protein sequence is MSGTKYTVSRDDWSLHRKGEIDRQRHREKVREAIKKNLADIVSEESIIMSDGQNIVKVPIRSLEEYHFRYNYKKQKHGGQGNGKSKVGDVLGTDPYTSGPGKGKGAGEEPGVDYYEADITIDELAQLIFEDLGLPNLDPKKKPELSSDSVEFKDIRKKGLSGNIDRKKTLYEALKRNALKGKPGLHSITPDDLRYKTWDLTVKYESSAVVLAMMDTSG